The Ziziphus jujuba cultivar Dongzao chromosome 5, ASM3175591v1 genome segment CCGGCATCATGGGCAGTTCCACCGCCTACCAAACCTCCAAAAGGGGTCACAAAACCCTCCTCCTCGAGCAATTCGATTTCCTCCACCACCGTGGCTCGTCGCACGGCGAGTCACGCACCATACGCCCCACCTACCCGCAGGACTATTACTGTTCCATGGTCTTAGAGTCCTACACTCTCTGGGAACAAGCGGAGTCCGAAATTGGCTACAAGGTCTCTTTCAAAGCCTCTCAGTTCGATATGGGCCCCGCCGACGCCACCAACTTTAAAGCCCTCATTTCGAGCTGTCGCAAAAATTCTCTTCCACATCAGGTTCTGGACAAAGCACAAGTGGCCCAGAAGTTCTCGGGTCGGATCCATATACCGGAGGATTGGGTCGGAGTTTCGACGGAGTACGGCGGGGTTATCAAGCCCACGAAGGCGGTGTCCATGTTTCAGACGCTGGCACTGAAAAACGGCGCCGTTTTGAGGGACAACATGGAGGTGAAGGATATCAAAAGGGATGGCGAAGGAGGGGGTTTGGTGGTTTTCACCAGCAACGGTGAAAAGTTCCGCGGTAAAAAATGCGTGGTGACAGTTGGTGCCTGGATGAAAAAGTTAGTTAAAACGGTTATTGGGGTTGAAATACCAATTCAGCCCTTGGAAACCACCGTCTGTTACTGGAGGATTAACGAAGGTCACGAAACCGACTACGCCATCGGAGGCGATTTTCCGACGTTCGCCAGCTACGGCGAGCCTTACGTTTACGGAACTCCGTCGTTGGAGTTCCCGGGGCTGATAAAAGTTGCTGTTCACGGCGGGTACGCATGTGACCCGGATAAGAGGCCATGGGGCCCCGGAATTTCATTGGCAGCATTGAAGGAATGGATCCAAGGAAGATTTTCAGGGCTGGTCGACTCGGCCGGGCCGGTGGCGACGCAGTTGTGCATGTATTCGATGACGCCGGACGAGGACTTCGTGATGGATTTCTTGGGAGGCGAGTTCGGGAAGGACTTGGTGATCGGAGGCGGGTTTTCGGGTCACGGGTTTAAGATGGCTCCGGTTGTGGGGAGGATATTAGCTGACTTGGTGCTGAGTGGTGAAGCTGAAGGAGTGGACCTAAAGCATTTCAGGGTTGCAAGGTTTAATGAGAATCCGAAAGGGAATGTCAAAGCTTTCGAAGATCAAGTTGGGACTTTTCAATAATCATTATCAGTCATATGTACCAATTTATTGTTTGTGTGATTGCGAACTTTGgttttaacttaaaaaataataataatattaaaaagaattgTGAACTTTCACTGCTTTTCTTCATAATCGAATCCGTCTCTCCATTTGATTTACAATCAAACATCCTGCATCAAATCTAATGTAATTTTTACCACTTCTACGTCTCCTTGCAAATCAATATCACTATAACTAAATTTAGTATTGAGTGTTGGAAATTCAGATAGACAATCAATAAATGGAAACCAATGTATtataactcaaaaaaaaaaaaaaaaaaaaaatcgggtACACGTATACGTTCCATGGTAGAATCAGTGCTCGTGTATAACTAACTtcccttttaaatttatttcaaaacgaataaaaaaaaaaaaaaaaggcctgtaaaacaataaaaatctaTGGTATACATCCTTTGGATTTTACTCTACTCTGTAAAGGTTACAAAGGGGAATTCTTATTTGAGTACAACCATGCAATCTGAGAttcatagaaataaaaaaaaggggaatcGCAGTTGCCTGGTTAAGCTAAAAAGAATGATCAATTTGACCACATCtaggaaaaagggaaaaatcaaCGATATGCATACAAAATTAATGCCCATTAAGAGAATAGTAATGGTGGAGAACCCAAGTCCTTTCGCCTTCAAATCAAATTCTAACCTGCGAGAGACCCATAATAAGTTAAGAATAACACGAGCCTATGGCACCCGACCTACAGAGTAAAATTAATAGAAGATTTGGAAGACAATATGAAAGAAGATCACTAACCAGGTTGGCTTCTCAGAATGCAAAAGCTGCAAGGAGTGCATGCAATACCGcccaatataatataatgcCGAGCCGTAAAACAGGCCGTCGCATCAGAGTCCGATCACAAGAAACCCTGCCAGATTGCATACACAGGATGATTTCAGACCATTTAAGAAAGCCGGATAggattaaaaacaaaacactAAAAAGAATGGAAATGGATATGCCTACCAAAGGCCATCAATCATGTCAGCCACAGGTCTTGTAAACCTTGGGACACTTCTCGATGTGGTGAGTGATTTGAAACCATGAACTACAGATGAGCAAACAAAGAAACTACATTATAAGCAATCTGacagaatataaaatataataatttatatatattttttttacttctatttttatttttatttttatttttttccctttgctGGTGAGCAAAAGATTGGTCTAAAAAATACctttatcatcatcttcatcctccAACCTACTAGTACTTTCAGGATCCATATCTATTGCAACTGCAACTTGGTCATTATTGCCTTTGCGTAAACTGCGAACTTGAGGTGCAACAGATGTTCCAGGAACTGTCCAATTATTTACCTGTAAAGGATTCAGAAAAGCTTAATCACATCACATAAGAAcactaacaaaagaaaaaccgGAAAGTAAAAAGATAACGTCCCAGTAAATCAATGATGCACAAACTCAA includes the following:
- the LOC107429922 gene encoding probable sarcosine oxidase, with the translated sequence MLNFSGEDFDVIVVGAGIMGSSTAYQTSKRGHKTLLLEQFDFLHHRGSSHGESRTIRPTYPQDYYCSMVLESYTLWEQAESEIGYKVSFKASQFDMGPADATNFKALISSCRKNSLPHQVLDKAQVAQKFSGRIHIPEDWVGVSTEYGGVIKPTKAVSMFQTLALKNGAVLRDNMEVKDIKRDGEGGGLVVFTSNGEKFRGKKCVVTVGAWMKKLVKTVIGVEIPIQPLETTVCYWRINEGHETDYAIGGDFPTFASYGEPYVYGTPSLEFPGLIKVAVHGGYACDPDKRPWGPGISLAALKEWIQGRFSGLVDSAGPVATQLCMYSMTPDEDFVMDFLGGEFGKDLVIGGGFSGHGFKMAPVVGRILADLVLSGEAEGVDLKHFRVARFNENPKGNVKAFEDQVGTFQ